In a single window of the Nitrospinota bacterium genome:
- a CDS encoding sigma 54-interacting transcriptional regulator — MPNRAKKILIIDQDFRDRQSLKRILEKYYIVLTCDNIEEALSVLKLVEIDVLLLKPVRPFRASEIIRLQKAFKDTEIFMVVDEAFLIEGKIVFKDLVKGFISRPFDAKTVLEKISYIQDEADNSSLFPEDDSELLSKLEKFGSEIVDKVKSAIQSNFPVIISGESGTGKAEIARIIHESGIRSNSPFFRISCKALTSKDLEKALFGYFDEFGKKIDGKLSLAHKGTLFIEDIESMVLDIQLKFLDFIERGKLGEINGEREVPLDIRIITSTSKDLIQSVEANEFLEELYLRLSVITIHLKPLRKRTEELPRLIEMTMRDIKKATGLTEKSFTSELIKKLQDYDWPGNIIELETAIKRGFVLTKKDRITNIEGLFDKRWKKSFKRLKKDYSPPFNGLLIQKFSNLMSSIDNLDIFLENIKEVFSEIMDIERIAIFLLEENNHLVLKSSLGFSDNEIELLKSLKLKQDLSVFEKLQDCPSVVYRDNEEEKVRELTTLLKLLDASFCIPLIVKNKIIGLYIFGEKRSRESYSHTEMDILLKLTSQTSKIISDLIGDRDILKRIERVSVVLEKAQWGVLLIDNKGVITNFNSKVLEILGYEEKDILKKGISVLDANLEHLIMNAIKEERTYFRYETRWMSKLGKWIPVSVGFSLLKDNKGNIYGGIIVFYDLSIIEKAKIVKKDLSEYKIMDEMATRLAHVVKNPLVSIKTFLQLWPEKFTDSEFRVNYYNVVLQEVDRLNNFVEDISRLTYPLQLSLKRNNINDIINLILLNYKEELLTKKIEISEEYLREIPDIRFDKKEITRALSNIILNAIQSMQKGGFLSIRTDTCTARDKRYIEIQISDTGCGISQDSLKSITIPFFTTKPGSLGLGLTIASKIVGAHKGRITVRSSKDKGSTFMIFIPIDL; from the coding sequence ATGCCAAATCGGGCTAAAAAGATATTAATAATCGATCAGGATTTTAGGGATAGGCAGAGTTTAAAAAGAATCCTGGAAAAATATTATATTGTTTTGACTTGTGACAATATAGAGGAAGCATTATCGGTTTTAAAACTGGTTGAGATAGATGTTTTGTTACTAAAACCAGTCAGGCCCTTTAGAGCTTCAGAAATTATAAGATTACAAAAGGCTTTTAAAGATACAGAGATTTTTATGGTAGTGGATGAAGCGTTTCTAATAGAAGGGAAGATTGTATTTAAAGATTTGGTCAAGGGTTTTATTTCACGGCCTTTTGATGCAAAGACAGTATTAGAAAAGATAAGCTACATACAAGATGAAGCTGATAATTCTTCCTTATTTCCAGAAGATGATTCTGAATTATTAAGCAAATTAGAGAAATTCGGTTCTGAGATTGTCGATAAAGTTAAATCTGCAATCCAAAGCAATTTCCCCGTAATCATATCGGGAGAGTCTGGGACGGGCAAAGCTGAGATAGCGAGAATAATTCATGAGAGTGGGATAAGAAGTAATAGTCCATTTTTCAGAATCAGCTGTAAGGCATTGACATCAAAGGATCTCGAAAAGGCTCTTTTTGGATATTTTGATGAATTTGGTAAGAAGATTGATGGGAAGCTCAGTTTAGCCCACAAAGGTACTCTGTTTATAGAAGACATTGAAAGCATGGTTTTAGATATTCAGTTGAAATTCTTGGATTTTATAGAAAGAGGCAAGCTGGGTGAAATAAATGGAGAAAGAGAGGTTCCATTAGATATAAGGATCATTACATCAACTTCAAAAGATTTGATTCAATCTGTAGAGGCTAATGAATTCTTGGAGGAATTATATCTTAGATTAAGTGTGATCACAATTCATCTTAAGCCCCTTAGAAAAAGAACGGAAGAGCTACCAAGGCTTATTGAAATGACAATGAGAGACATCAAAAAAGCAACGGGCCTTACAGAGAAGAGTTTTACCTCTGAACTTATTAAGAAATTACAAGATTATGATTGGCCAGGAAATATTATTGAACTTGAGACTGCTATAAAAAGGGGATTCGTTCTGACAAAAAAAGATAGAATTACAAATATTGAGGGATTATTTGATAAGAGATGGAAAAAAAGTTTTAAGAGATTGAAGAAGGATTATTCTCCTCCTTTCAATGGGTTATTAATTCAAAAATTCAGTAACCTAATGAGTTCCATAGATAACTTGGATATCTTTTTAGAAAATATCAAAGAAGTTTTTTCAGAGATTATGGATATAGAAAGAATAGCTATCTTTCTTTTGGAAGAAAACAATCATTTAGTTCTTAAGTCCTCATTAGGTTTTTCAGACAATGAAATAGAGTTATTGAAATCTCTTAAACTAAAACAAGATCTATCTGTTTTTGAGAAGTTACAAGATTGTCCCTCAGTTGTCTATAGAGATAATGAGGAAGAGAAAGTTAGAGAATTGACTACTCTCCTGAAATTATTGGATGCATCTTTTTGCATTCCATTAATAGTAAAGAATAAAATTATAGGACTTTATATATTTGGAGAAAAGAGGTCCCGTGAGAGCTATTCTCATACAGAGATGGATATTCTTTTGAAATTAACCTCTCAAACATCTAAAATTATAAGTGATCTAATAGGCGATAGAGATATTTTAAAGAGAATAGAGAGGGTATCTGTTGTATTAGAAAAGGCTCAATGGGGGGTTTTATTAATAGACAATAAAGGGGTTATAACTAATTTCAATTCAAAGGTTCTTGAGATTTTAGGTTATGAAGAGAAAGATATTTTGAAAAAAGGCATATCTGTGCTTGATGCTAACCTCGAACATCTTATTATGAATGCGATAAAAGAAGAAAGAACATATTTTAGATACGAAACAAGATGGATGTCTAAACTCGGAAAATGGATTCCAGTGAGCGTCGGGTTTTCGTTGCTAAAGGATAATAAAGGTAATATCTATGGTGGAATCATTGTTTTTTATGATTTATCTATTATAGAGAAAGCAAAAATCGTTAAAAAGGATTTATCAGAGTATAAGATAATGGATGAAATGGCTACTCGATTAGCCCATGTTGTAAAAAACCCTTTGGTATCAATCAAGACCTTTCTCCAACTTTGGCCTGAGAAATTTACAGATTCAGAGTTTAGAGTAAATTACTATAATGTTGTTCTTCAAGAGGTAGACAGACTCAATAATTTTGTTGAAGATATATCAAGATTAACCTATCCTTTACAACTTAGTTTGAAGAGAAATAATATTAATGATATAATAAATTTAATTTTGTTGAATTATAAGGAAGAGTTATTAACAAAAAAAATAGAGATTTCTGAAGAGTACTTGAGGGAAATTCCAGATATTAGGTTTGACAAAAAAGAGATAACCCGTGCATTATCGAATATTATTTTAAATGCTATTCAATCAATGCAAAAGGGAGGGTTCCTTTCTATAAGAACGGATACTTGTACTGCAAGGGACAAGAGATATATAGAAATTCAGATTTCTGATACGGGTTGTGGTATATCTCAGGATTCGTTAAAAAGTATAACAATACCCTTTTTTACTACAAAACCTGGGTCCCTGGGGTTGGGTTTAACCATAGCAAGCAAAATAGTTGGTGCTCATAAGGGAAGGATTACAGTAAGAAGTAGTAAAGACAAAGGAAGCACCTTTATGATTTTCATTCCTATAGATTTATAA